aatataatgtaCAGTATGATCTCAAatctgtaaaagaaagaaatagatattTAACTGTGGTTATATCCGAGTGAAGTAATTATAAGTAATtttcatcttcttctttttttacggTTCTGCATTGCTCATATTTTCCATAATGACAGTGTGTTGCATTTCTCActggggtttgggggtggggattaatgatttaaaaaaaaagaccagctACAACCAAAGTATTCTCCCTTGAATGTTACCGGGTACACAGGGAAGAAAAGGGATGCAGAGCCCCTCCCCTCGTGAGGGAAGCACAGTGGGCTTTCCTCTCCCCAATATCTTACCAACTGAAAAGTGTCAAGGTCTCTGAGTAATAAGTAAGATAAAATATGCCTTAGTCAAAAGGGTCTGGCTGCTTTGTAAGTCAGTCACTGTCAGGGAAGAGGTGACCGGCAGCTTGGTAGGGGATGCAGGGTTTCTGGATGAAGTAAGATAAGGACATGTGaatgtttccattttctcatcacaatgccagACATCCTTCGGACCAATTGCTCTGACACACACCATTGTCAGCCCCCGAAAGTTCTTTATTACAACACTTAACAATCATCGTCCCCAATTTCCCATTTGCTTAGAACATCATTCTTAAATTCCTTAATTTGTTTTCAAGGCTCAAATAAAaggccctttcatcactgtgtCAAAGGGCAGTCTGATTGCCAAGCTCTAAGTGCTGTGATTCCCCCTATCAGATACAGAATAGTGCAGATAATACTCTACTGAGATAATGAAGAATGGGCAGCCCATAATGAGTGTGCAGCTCTAAAGAGAGTCAAGAAATTAATTCCATTCTGAGAATTTGGAGAATGACTCCTGCACACAATACAGCAGGGTGGAGGGAGAGCtaagtttcactttttaaaaatgcgcACATCAGCTTGTGTTTAAGATAGACTGGTTGTCTGTGCCTACTCCCTGGTGAGGACCAAAGAGCTCCTTCAGATGCCCCCAAGGCCACCTTACAGTCACTCGTGGTGTTCTTTGTGAGACGCTGAGCTTCGGCAAAACTTGATTATatgtagagaaaactcatttcaaaGTCTGCAGggcaagaggaaggaggagagattaTTTCCTATACATTTCACAAGGTCTAGGCGAAGGGAAATCGTTAGCCTGGGCTAATTCTGTTGGCTAAGGCACCAACAGAAGTTTCCTGGGGACAATCACCATGAGAATTCCTAAAACAGTGGCTGATAAAAATGTATCTATTTATTAATTCCATGAACATTGAACAACTGAACATCCATGATGTACAAGGTGATGTATCATATGCTCTGGAGGCTGAAGGGTGAGTAAGACATAAAGCCAGTTCAAGGGATAAGATATTCACTGGTCCCGGAATGAAGATAAAAGCATGAGCGGCACATGTTTCAgcaggtgggggtgagggagaggatCCCTTCTGCCGAGGACATCCAAGGAGGCTGATGGGAGGAGTTTCTAGTTGAACTGGTTTTTAGGAATGCCTCGAACTGTGGATTGTGGAGATATTAACTGTGTTACTTGATTTTACAAGAGGTAAGCTGGTGGTGGAAGGAATATACTTATCAACCCTCCCTGTGAACCTGGCATCTTGTAGGttccttcaaatatgttctcactGGATAGGCATGTCATAGCCTCATGGAAGTGAATATCTTTTAATCACCACAGGCACAGTGATTCCAGGCACTTCTACTCTGCCTCATTTCACCGTTCTGATGCGCATACCAGCACTGCCTCTTTTACATCACAGAATTGAAAGGGAAGGATTAgatagaaggaagaagggaatacGGAGGAGGAAAAGGTAGTTTAGAGGAAGCTGACCGTGAGGAAGAGGAGCAAACGGTGAAGGTTGGGTGTGTGATAGGTCTTCAATTCTGATTCTTTCTCATCAGTACCCACGGTTCTGGGTTCTTCCCTGCTGGTCTCTCGCCATGGCTGTCCAACGtctctcctggtctctgcctaCTTTTATCCATCCTAAACTCTATTGCTCCATGAATCTTCCTAAATCAACGCTTTTCCTATTTTAGCAATTCACAGGTGCATGTAGAGCCCGTGACAATTTGGCCTCAGCCTCCTGTTCTAGCTTATGTccctcttttcattcattcatttattgaccaAACATCCAGTGAAATGCACAACATGAACTTCCTGGTCTCATTAGGCCACTCTGCTCTCTGTACCTTCTGAAATATTCTCTTAAATATTCTTTGTCTACTGCTTACCTCCATGACTTGCTAATCCATGCCTCTTTTTCTAATCTACCACGTTTACACCTACAATACTTGagtacattctattttttttttttattctccacATTTCCTAGAGCAGCTCCTTACATACAACAAACCCTCAATAAGCATGTTAATTAAATGACTTGCTAATTAAAGAAATGAGCAATTATACAATAAACTGCTTGGTGAAATACAGGTTCTTGAAGCAGAGGGGAAGAAAACTACTaagtttaacattaaaaaaactcaTTTCTATTAATTATCTGGTGTATGAAATATTCTGCTTTTTACCCAAAGTCTGtattgactctctctctctctctctctctctctctgcatatcAGCCATCACAATTGAATGATGGATGTATTAGaagattatatgtatttttattcttttcacacATTTTGGACATTCAAAAATAACGTCAGATTAGTTTTTAGGGGAGAAAAGCAGGGCCTATTTATCAAAGGCAATATTAACCTTAGTCATTAAAATACACTTATCTCGTATGAAGGTCATTTCTTTTCCACGGCgtcatttattgaatgtctgcaGTGAGTAGGATTTGTGGGGGTGCTATGGGACACCAGGCCTAAGGTCCAGTGGTCAAAGAGGAACTTAAAGGGTAGATGTGACCAAGACTTTCATATGCACGTTAAAAGCGCAGTAAGTGATGCAGTAAATCCTCGAGGCCAGAAAGGTCAGGGGAGATGGAGATGAGGCTTGAGCTGGGCCAGGAAAGACGAGCGGGATGCAGATGAGTGAAGGAAAAGGCAAAGACTGAGGGAAGGCAGTCATGTCCTTCTGCTgtgtttagaattttttaatagGATTACCTTACTGCAGAGCGAGAGACTGAAACGTGTGTGTTCCGTGTATTTGTACTTTCGTAAGCCATGATGGTCCCTATGATAATCATCAGTTAAAATAATCATTGAACTAACCAAGATGCCCCGTCCCCTAATGCCCCTGAGTACACGGGGCTTTGCCATCATTACCCTGAGGCCACAAGAATAACAATTCTAAGGAGTTGTAATTGTTTTTCAGACATTCGTAAATGAATTCGCCCAAACTCTCAATGAAGCAGGTGGCAAATGGAAGATGTGCTGGCAGCACGCCGTCCCTGAGACAGAAAAAGTTATCGTCTTTGGGATGGTTCAGGTCCAGGCAGAACAGTCCCTTAACTTGATGCTTAGCATTTCTCCCACTTTACCAAAATCACTGGGTGCCtgagagctccttgaggacaatGTCTTAGTGATCTCAGGGTCCCCACTGCCTAGCCCCAGTGTGTGGCAAATACCAGGGGCTCAATCAATGTTTGGAGAATTACCAggtgagtgaatggatggatgaaaggaggaaataatagtTTGCTTATTAATGTTTCTAAAATCTGGGGAAAGTTTAACGGCCAGGACAAGTGTTGGAACAGATGAGACTCTGCCTCATCTTAGGAGGTTGAGTTAAAAGGGACCGGTGTTGATGAGAGTCTCTACATgtggccacagggcctttgcttgGGAGCTGCTTGTCCTTCTTCTCTGGTCTGTTTTACCCTCCATTGTGCTGTTGAACAATTAACGTTTGAAAAGGAAAGTTGCAGATTTCAgagtatttttaagaattttcctTAGAttgggatagattgggagtttgggattgacatgtacacactgctgttttcaaaacagataatcaacaaggactgtatagcacagtgaactctgttcaatattctgtaattacctaaatgggaaaagaatttgaaaaagaataggcacatgtatacgtataactggaTCACCTTgccgtatacctgaaactaacacaacactgttaatcaactataacccaatgtaaaataaaaatttttttaaataaaatattttgtattttctaaaaaaaaaaaaaagaattttccttaGAAACTAAATTGGGAGTTATGGGagcagaagaaaatgagtttccgTTGTTTGGGAACAGGGAAGAGAGTCATGAAACTGGAGTGAAGCTTGTACACAATGAAGGTTGGGCGTGTGGCCTGGAGGTAGACATCATTTCATCAATGACTTTTGCAGTTTTCTGTCTGATAGTAGAGAAGCAAatgaaagtagagaaaaaaatagagatgagAAAAAATGCTTTTAATGAATTGTGTTTTCTTCTTCAATAATTGGGTGTTCTTCAAccctattttctttttactattattCTAGCTTTCTATTTTGACTGCTTTGCAAGATtgagacaaacaaataaaacatacatgagaataTGTCTGACTAAAGCAATACCCAAATGCTCTTAGGCACTTGGTTCCAGAACCACGAGATGGGACAACTTTGTACTTCATCAATATGAATGTCGCACGAGTCCATTTTTGTGTCTTGATGTCAGGGTTAGTTTTTGTTACAAATGGACCTCTGACCTATTTGGCTAGTAGAACTTGCAGACATGTGGGGCTTATTTTACTCACGTAAACAGCACTCTACAACTTAGCTAGTCTTTGTTAAATGCAGTGTTACATTGAATAAAGTTAAATTTGAAACCAAGATCATTTTAAAGTGTAAGCCAGTTTCAGTGAGCTTTGAGACCACGTGGATTCCAACACAAAGAAAGCCCAGGGAACGCTATGGCCAATTAATTTTCCCAAGTGAGACCAAAGCCTCTCAGATTCCAGCAGCAAGTTCCAGTTAACCCTTTATGTCACAAACTGTTGTAATTCCCAGCCCTGAAATCCTCCAGCtcttatgattattttaaaaatctggattgTGTCTAAATTTGGGACACATAAATGGGGTTGAGTCTTATCAATTGATGGTCATCATCTTTTTTGTTTAAATCctcttttttgtgttttctgtttcgTCCAATTAACAAGGGAACTTACAGATTTCCCGTTTGTGATCTTATTTGAGCATTCAAAAATCTGTCTGATTTAAATTATTCTGTCCTGATGTGTTTGTCATCCTTAACCCACCTAAGTTACATTAtagccatcatcatcatcactgtgtttatatatttattatgtaattgttttgtgaaataaaaatCAGTCTCTGCCTGTAGAATTGAAATGTGAACAAGTTTCAACATAGGACCAAAGCAGGATTAATAATGTCATGTCATATAATATTCAACCATGGTAATATCCACTCTGAGAAAAACTTATATTGTCAACATTTCCTTGTGGAACCCAGAAATATGTCAGTCATTTTCTGCTTTCCCTACTGACCTTTTGGGAAATTTTCTTCCGCTGATGGAATTGTCATTCTGTCACAGGGAAAGACAACAGAGTAATGTAAAATGGTGATTGGCAAAAGCAAGGGCTCAGGCTGGCCTTTCTGTGGCGGTTTCAGTACATTCCTCCTCTTGATTTAAAGGGAAGCAAGTGTTACTTaagattttgaattttctttagcACATTTCAAAACTGGCTAGACATTCAAAATAACTCAATACAGTAAatgtattgttttaaatattatagttcatcaattcctttttaaaagcaGCATGAAAAAGAGTGTACCCTTAGATACCTTTTTTTTGCCATTGCTTTTACTAGCTATACATTTTTTCTTAGTTCCAGTTTAGGTTGTCAAGGGAAGACAGGTTTTCTTCTTAGAACTTTTCAGGACCGTTTTTGTCTGCCCAGGGGCACCCTGAGTGTCACTTCTGGTGATAAAGATGGGGTGGGCAGCCCATTCCATTGGCAGCTGCTCAAATGATGAGAAAGATTTTCCTTACTTGGAATCAACGTTTGCTTTCCTCTAATGCCTACTgctgtgtcttttttctttttttaaacatctttattggagtataattgctttacattgttgtgttagtttctgctgtataacgaagtgaatcagctatatgtacacatatatccccttatcccctccctcttgcgtctccctcccaccctccctatcccacccctctaggtgctcacaaagcatggagctgatctccctgtgctatgcggctgcttcccactagctatctattttacatttggtagtgtatatatgtccatgccactctctcacttcttcccagcttacctttccccctccccgtgtcctcaagtccattctctacgtctgcgtctttattcctgtcctgcccctaggttcttcagaaccattttttttttttaagattccatatatatgtgttagcataatgaggtatcacctcacaccagtcagaatggccatcatcaaaaaatctacaaacaataaatgctggagagggtgtggagaaaagggaaccttcctgcactgttggtgggaatgtaaattgatacagccactatggagaacagtatggaggttccttaaaaaactaaaaatagaactaccatacgacccagcaatcccactactgggcatataccctgagcaaaccataattcaaaaagagtcatgtaccccaatgttcattgcagctctatttacaatagctaggacatggaagcaacctaagcgtccatcaacagatgaatggataaagaagatgtggcacatatatacaatggaatattactcagccataaaaagatacgaaactgagttatttgtagtgaggtggatggacctagagtctgtcatacagagtgaagtcagaaagagaaaaacaaataccgtatgctaacacatatatactgcTGTGTCTTTATCTGTCGACTTTTCCAAATCTCTTCTGGCCTCTTCACACCTCTCTTGCCTTTTTGAGCCAATGGTGCCCTGATCTTTACCTGATCATTCTGAAGCTAACCATTTATAAAACGTATCTCTTCTCAATGTTCCAATAGATGCCATTAGATGAGATGAGACTCGTGATTATAATAACCACAACACCTGACAAttaataggcattcaataaatattagttacatttttgcttttaaaaatatcaatatggTGCCCAGGAAAGCACAGAAGCTTTGAAATCAAATAGGCCTAAATTTTATTGCATCAAGTATTAATTTGCTGTAGGATCTTGGGCTGTATTTTTCACCTTTCTCAGTCTCTTGTGTTctcagctttttttaaaaaagtcatgatAAAACCCATTTTACAAAGTTATGTTGAAGGTTATCTGTGCCAGTATCCATAAAGTACCTAGCCCAGTTtctagcacacagtaagtgctcagttaaTATTagtctccacacacaacacatcCTTCCCCTACCCCACCTACCTCTTAACCCAGGACACCCCTGTGAACAGGAAAGAGTAAGGAGACTTGGCTTCCAGCTTTGCTCTTTCTAGTCACATGACTTTGGGTAAATCATTctaacccccttgcactgtttcCCTATCAAATAGTCCCCCTGTGTCTACTACGAAAGTTCCTTTTAAGGATCAAATAAAATATCAGATGGGTGATAACGTGCAGTAATCATGGCGTGTTCTCTTAATGTAAGGTATTGTTATTGCTGGTAGTGATTGAACAGTGAATGATTGCTGAATGAATTATTGCTGATCGattcccccaaccccgcccctccccaccctggagcagaaagaaaaaacccaGCAAATAGTGCTGAAAACCGATTCATGCGTGTTTATATTATAGAAACACGCACATAGGGGAACATGGCCCGACAGGTGCAAATCCGAGCAGATATTCTCTCACGTGACCATCTGGCAGAAAAACCCATTGAGTCAGTGCTGATACAGACGCTACAGGGGCGCGGGGGTCCCAGGGTTATAGCTACGGCGGACTGACGCTCTTCGTCTAATCTCTTCCAGGAATTTCTATTACATCACCATGTTGCGGGATCCGGTGTCCCGGTACCTGAGCGAGTGGAAACACGTCCAGAGAGGGGCCACGTGGAAAACCTCCCTCCACATGTGCGATGGGAGGAGCCCCACCCCCAATGAGCTGCCTACCTGCTACCCCGGGGACGACTGGTCTGGGGTCAGCCTGCGGGAATTCATGGATTGCACCTACAACCTGGCTAGCAACCGCCAGGTGCGCATGCTGGCCGACCTCAGCCTGGTGGGCTGCTACAACTTGACTTTCATGAACGAGAGCGAGCGGAACGCCATCCTGCTGCAGAGCGCCAAGGGCAACCTGAGGAACATGGCCTTCTTCGGGCTCACGGAGTTCCAGCGGAAGACGCAGTTTCTCTTTGAGAGGACATTCAACCTCAAGTTCATCTCCCCCTTCACGCAGTTCAACGTCACGCGGGCTTCCAACGTGGAGATCAACGAGGGCGCCCGCCAGCGCATCGAGGAGCTCAACTTCTTGGACGTGCAGCTGTACGCGTACGCGAAGGATCTCTTCCAGCAGCGCTACCACCGTACCAAGCAGCTGGAGCGCCGGAGGGACCGGCTAAAGAGGCGCGAGAAGCGGCGGCTGCAGCGGGAGCACCGGGGCCACCGTCCCGGCCACAGACAGGACGGGAGCCCGGAGCGGGCGGTCACGGAGGACTACACCAGCCAGGTGGTGAGATGGtgaccccctgccctcccctcctctccgcGGGAGGGGGCGCCCTGCCCCGCCTTGGAGAATGTGGGACCCTGCCGAGGACGGCTGGCTGGCTGTAGGCGGCCTGCTTGGGACCCCTGCTTCCGCTTTGTCTTCACCTTTATCCAGCTGGAGATGGTCTGTCTTGTTCTTTTCCTCCTGACATTTTTCCATCTGTGATATGAAGTAGGGTAGGAATGCATCCAGTAATAGACCACTTTAGAAGGTCAAGGGGAGAAGCACCGAAAAGGAAGGAGTCCTTGGGATCTTttttgcagcagcagcagcatagGCTATAGTTTGGGCAACTGGAACCCACCAGGGCGCACATGAAAAGCCAAATCATGGCTTGGATGTTCTGCTGAAACTGATCTGTTCATACTGCCTCTTTAACGGAAATACTGCGGtttaaagagagaggaagagaaggctTTTTCAGCCTTTAGATGAGGTTTAACGACAACTCTCTCTTGGCCGTTGGCTGTCATCTTTGAACTCTATTTGAACGTGGGTTCAATCAGAAGTGGTGTAAACATGTTTCGTTGTTACGGTTGTTTTTCAACAAGATTACCCTGCTACTGACCATCACTGGAGACTCACATCCCCTGCATCTTAGCCCTGAGTCGTGCTTCCTTCCCCATCTTTTAAGGAAAGGCTAGTAGATTCAGGACAGGCGTGCCTCAGAGAAATGAACATTGGTAGGGGCATTCGGGAGA
This portion of the Eschrichtius robustus isolate mEscRob2 chromosome 18, mEscRob2.pri, whole genome shotgun sequence genome encodes:
- the HS6ST3 gene encoding heparan-sulfate 6-O-sulfotransferase 3; amino-acid sequence: MDERFNKWLLTPVLTLLFVVIMYQYVSPSCTSSCANFGEQPRAGEAGQPAAPGPARPAQAPLEDWERRPQLPPPPRGPPEGPRGAAAPEDEDEEPGDPEEEEEAEEEEEEPDPEAPENGSLPRFVPRFNFTLKDLTRFVDFNIKGRDVIVFLHIQKTGGTTFGRHLVKNIRLEQPCSCKAGQKKCTCHRPGKKETWLFSRFSTGWSCGLHADWTELTNCVPAIMEKKDFPRNHSHTRNFYYITMLRDPVSRYLSEWKHVQRGATWKTSLHMCDGRSPTPNELPTCYPGDDWSGVSLREFMDCTYNLASNRQVRMLADLSLVGCYNLTFMNESERNAILLQSAKGNLRNMAFFGLTEFQRKTQFLFERTFNLKFISPFTQFNVTRASNVEINEGARQRIEELNFLDVQLYAYAKDLFQQRYHRTKQLERRRDRLKRREKRRLQREHRGHRPGHRQDGSPERAVTEDYTSQVVRW